The proteins below are encoded in one region of Solenopsis invicta isolate M01_SB chromosome 8, UNIL_Sinv_3.0, whole genome shotgun sequence:
- the LOC105195953 gene encoding GTP-binding protein 1, translating to MDIMSGTGSIISQTIAHLPEKEHGPVPIVDYSSIRGKNVLVSPSEDQYELLLRRLKERIQDGGSETIFDIGIAEDGSEDGLKEDEYEASVATLQSLAATLEADCVLLRQSKADHGLTGQYLVRRRLDRQDFLEIRVAVVGNVDAGKSTLLGVLTHGELDNGRGLARQKLFRHKHEAETGRTSSVGNDILGFDSVGNVVNKPEHGSLDWVKICEKSSKVITFIDLAGHERYLKTTVFGMTGHAPDFGMLMIGANAGIVGMTKEHLGLALALSVPVFVVVTKIDMCPPNVLQENLKLLIRILKSPGCRKVPVTVKTPDDVVVSATNFVSERLCPIFQVSNVSGENLNLLKMFLNLLTARITSHDDEPAEFQIDDTYSVPGVGTVVSGTTLKGIIKLNDTLLLGPDPLGRFTPITVKSIHRKRMPVREVRGGQTASFALKKIKRSHIRKGMVMVAPALNPQACWEFEGEILVLHHPTTISSRYQAMVHCGSIRQTASILSMSQDCLRTGDKALVHFRFIKHPEYIKPGQRMVFREGRTKAVGNVVKLIPHSNSITTQASRINKPNKTSQSRQNTNVQALEITETDSMIEAQTAKQENVPQKSGLNQNKKGRGRRGGRSHNAINSIQPLTEQNPPAKV from the exons ATGGATATTATGTCGGGCACTGGGTCTATCATATCGCAAACCATCGCCCATCTGCCGGAGAAGGAGCATGGGCCTGTCCCGATTGTAGACTACTCCAGCATCAGAGGCAAG AATGTCCTGGTTAGTCCATCTGAGGATCAGTATGAATTATTGCTGAGGAGGCTGAAAGAAAGGATTCAAGACGGAGGCAGCGAGACAATCTTTGACATTGGTATCGCCGAAG ATGGATCTGAGGATGGATTGAAGGAGGACGAGTACGAAGCCTCAGTCGCTACTTTACAGTCTCTCGCCGCGACATTGGAAGCGGATTGCGTGCTTCTACGTCAGAGTAAAGCGGATCACGGTCTAACGGGACAGTATCTAGTGAGAAGACGCCTAGATCGACAAGATTTCTTAGAGATTag GGTTGCCGTGGTTGGTAATGTAGACGCTGGTAAATCGACTTTGTTGGGAGTGCTGACTCATGGTGAGCTTGATAATGGACGAGGATTGGCGCGTCAGAAATTATTCCGCCACAAACACGAAGCTGAAACAGGACGGACTAGCTCTGTTGGAAATGATATACTAGGCTTTGATAGCGTTG GTAATGTAGTTAATAAGCCTGAGCACGGGTCATTGGATTGGGTGAAGATTTGTGAAAAATCCTCTAAAGTAATTACATTCATCGATCTCGCTGGTCACGAGAGATATTTGAAGACGACTGTTTTCGGAATGACTGGACATGCTCCAGATTTTG GTATGCTGATGATCGGAGCGAATGCCGGCATTGTAGGGATGACGAAGGAACATTTAGGACTTGCCTTAGCTTTGTCAGTACCGGTATTCGTCGTCGTGACGAAAATCGATATGTGCCCACCGAACGTTCTGCAGGAAAATTTGAAGTTACTGATAAGGATTCTAAAGTCTCCTGGTTGTAGGAAAGTTCCGGTTACGGTGAAAACCCCCGATGATGTGGTAGTTAGCGCTACTAATTTTGTCTCGGAACG TTTGTGTCCAATATTTCAAGTATCCAATGTGTCCGGCGAAAATCTAAATCTTCTTAAAATGTTTCTCAACTTATTAACCGCAAGAATTACTAGTCATGATGATGAACCTGCTGAATTTCAAATAGACGATACATACTCTGTACCA gGAGTTGGTACAGTGGTGTCTGGTACGACTTTAAAAGGTATCATAAAGTTAAATGATACTTTGCTACTAGGACCCGATCCACTTGGTCGTTTTACACCTATAACTGTCAAAAGTATTCATCGGAAGAGGATGCCTGTCCGCGAGGTGAGGGGTGGGCAGACGGCCAGTTTCGCCCTGAAGAAGATTAAACGATCGCACATTCGTAAGGGTATGGTAATGGTTGCACCTGCCCTTAATCCACAGGCCTGTTGGGAATTTGAAGGTGAAATTTTGGTACTACATCATCCTACAACAATCAGCTCCCGTTATCAAGCAATGG taCATTGCGGCAGTATAAGACAAACTGCTTCTATACTATCAATGTCTCAGGATTGTCTGCGAACGGGCGACAAAGCCTTAGTACATTTTAGGTTTATCAAACATCCTGAATATATAAAACCCGGACAGAGAATGGTGTTTAGAGAGGGTCGTACTAAAGCAGTGGGAAACGTAGTGAAACTTATACCGCATTCGAATAGTATAACTACGCAGGCATCCAGAATTAATAAGCCGAACAAAACGTCGCAGAGTCGGCAGAATACAAACGTGCAG gCGCTGGAAATAACAGAAACAGATTCGATGATTGAAGCACAAACAGCGAAACAGGAAAATGTACCGCAAAAATCTGGATTGAATCAGAATAAGAAGGGCAGAGGTCGGAGGGGAGGACGATCTCATAATGCTATCAACAGTATTCAGCCTTTAACAGAGCAGAACCCTCCTGCAAAAGTGTAA
- the LOC105195928 gene encoding mediator of RNA polymerase II transcription subunit 9: MEAVELSEDVSVRTQFTVDDLDIEILPLIYEIIRSVEKDPHDTTQKAKESQDTSHKILELQKKLDSARSQIKRLPGIEYSKEEQLQKLETLRKQLRLKRELLLKYRNTCTFEIPKV, translated from the exons ATGGAGGCGGTGGAGTTGTCGGAGGACGTTTCAGTGAGGACACAATTCACCGTCGATGATCTCGATATAGAGATATTGCCGCTTATTTATGAGATTATTCGCAG TGTTGAGAAAGATCCGCATGACACTACGCAGAAGGCGAAAGAGTCACAGGATACCAGTCACAAGATCTTAGAATTACAGAAGAAGTTAGATTCCGCAAGATCACAG ATCAAGAGATTACCAGGGATCGAATATAGTAAGGAGGAACAATTGCAAAAGCTTGAGACTTTGCGTAAACAATTAAGACTGAAACGTGaacttttattgaaatatcgTAATACGTGCACGTTTGAAATACCGAAAGTGTAG